A genome region from Candidatus Hydrogenedentota bacterium includes the following:
- a CDS encoding CoA-acylating methylmalonate-semialdehyde dehydrogenase, whose amino-acid sequence MAKRLLNYIDGEWVPSKAAECLPVVNPGTGELIAEVPLSSAAEVAAAAEGADKAFREWRRVPAPDRIQFLFKLKHLMEENLDALARSCTEECGKTRAESVGELRRAIENVEVACGIPLLMQGRNNEDIARGIDEHMFRQPVGVGAMIAPFNFPAMIPFWFLPYALATGNSFIVKPSEKCPVTQQLVFGLVDQLGLPPGVLQLVNGGRETVEALLDHPAVRAVSMVGSTPAARAIYSRAAANGKRAQCQGGAKNPVLIMPDADLETTTRILADSAFGCAGQRCLALSVGITIGSARDAFRGRFAEAARARKVGYGLDEGVEMGAVISAGSKARIEGLIGAAEAEGAKVLVDGRGRTVPGHEKGSFVFPTLLDDVPPKGEIARTEIFGPVFSLMHAETLEEGIAMVNDRAYGNMASIFTASGAAARRFRNEARAGNIGVNIGVAAPMAFFPFSGWADSFFGDLHGQAEHAVEFFTETKVVVERWPKEWSRKF is encoded by the coding sequence ATGGCAAAGCGTCTGTTGAACTACATTGACGGAGAGTGGGTCCCCTCGAAGGCGGCGGAGTGCCTGCCCGTCGTGAACCCCGGCACCGGCGAACTGATCGCCGAGGTGCCGCTGTCGTCCGCCGCAGAGGTGGCCGCGGCGGCGGAGGGCGCGGACAAGGCGTTCCGCGAGTGGCGGCGCGTGCCCGCCCCCGACCGCATCCAGTTCCTCTTCAAGCTCAAGCACCTGATGGAGGAGAACCTGGACGCCCTCGCGCGCTCGTGCACCGAGGAGTGCGGCAAGACCCGCGCCGAGAGCGTGGGCGAGCTGCGCCGCGCCATCGAAAATGTGGAGGTCGCCTGCGGCATCCCGCTGCTCATGCAGGGGCGGAACAACGAGGACATCGCCCGGGGCATTGACGAGCACATGTTCCGCCAGCCCGTCGGCGTGGGCGCCATGATCGCCCCCTTCAACTTCCCCGCCATGATCCCGTTCTGGTTCCTGCCCTACGCCCTGGCGACGGGCAACAGCTTCATCGTGAAGCCGAGCGAGAAATGCCCCGTCACCCAGCAGCTGGTCTTCGGGCTGGTGGACCAGCTCGGGCTGCCGCCCGGCGTGCTCCAGCTCGTGAACGGCGGCCGCGAGACCGTGGAGGCCCTGCTGGACCACCCGGCCGTCCGCGCCGTCAGCATGGTGGGCTCCACGCCCGCCGCGCGGGCCATCTATTCGCGGGCCGCGGCCAACGGCAAGCGCGCACAGTGCCAGGGCGGCGCGAAGAACCCCGTCCTCATCATGCCCGACGCCGATTTGGAGACCACGACGCGCATCCTCGCCGACTCCGCCTTCGGCTGCGCGGGCCAGCGCTGCCTCGCGCTGTCCGTCGGCATCACGATTGGTTCAGCGCGGGACGCCTTCCGCGGGCGCTTCGCCGAGGCGGCGCGCGCGCGCAAGGTGGGCTACGGCCTCGACGAGGGCGTCGAGATGGGCGCGGTCATCAGCGCCGGGAGCAAGGCCCGCATCGAGGGCCTCATCGGCGCGGCCGAGGCCGAGGGCGCAAAGGTGCTGGTGGACGGACGCGGCCGCACGGTGCCGGGGCATGAGAAGGGCAGTTTTGTCTTCCCGACGCTGCTGGACGACGTGCCCCCGAAGGGCGAAATTGCCCGCACCGAGATTTTCGGCCCCGTCTTCAGCCTCATGCACGCCGAAACCCTCGAAGAGGGCATCGCGATGGTGAACGACCGGGCCTACGGCAACATGGCCAGCATCTTCACGGCCAGCGGCGCCGCCGCGCGCCGTTTCCGCAACGAGGCCCGCGCGGGGAACATCGGCGTCAACATCGGCGTCGCCGCGCCCATGGCCTTCTTCCCCTTCAGCGGCTGGGCCGACAGCTTCTTCGGCGACCTTCACGGCCAGGCCGAGCACGCCGTCGAGTTCTTCACGGAGACCAAGGTTGTCGTTGAGCGCTGGCCCAAGGAATGGAGCAGGAAGTTCTAG
- a CDS encoding TIM barrel protein — translation MAEIRVGNAPCSWGSLEFEGLGGQPLTCERMLDELVETGYCGTELGDWGFMPTEPAALRAVLEARGVVMVGAFVPVRFADESAHAAGAEAAMRVARLLAGAAAPDHAPMVILADDNGSVPARTANAGRVTPALGLDDAGWAVFCRGVEAVSRAVRDATRLPVGFHHHCAGYVETPGEIAALLRGTSPELLGLVFDTGHYAFGAGDRDGAATRAGLDRFAGRITHMHYKDCEPEVAARAAAEGWDYFQSVGNGVFCELGKGCVDFPATTEELRRRGYTGFITVEQDVLPGMGAPKESARRNREYLKTLGL, via the coding sequence ATGGCGGAGATTCGCGTCGGCAACGCCCCCTGTTCCTGGGGCAGTCTGGAGTTTGAGGGCCTCGGCGGCCAGCCGCTTACCTGCGAGCGCATGCTCGACGAGCTGGTGGAGACGGGCTACTGCGGCACGGAGCTGGGCGACTGGGGCTTCATGCCCACCGAGCCCGCCGCGCTGCGCGCCGTGCTGGAGGCGCGCGGCGTCGTGATGGTCGGCGCGTTTGTGCCCGTGCGCTTCGCCGACGAAAGCGCCCACGCCGCGGGCGCGGAGGCCGCCATGCGCGTGGCGCGCCTGCTGGCCGGGGCCGCCGCGCCGGACCACGCGCCGATGGTCATCCTCGCCGACGACAACGGGAGCGTCCCGGCGCGCACGGCGAACGCCGGCCGCGTGACGCCCGCCCTGGGCCTCGACGACGCCGGGTGGGCCGTGTTCTGCCGGGGCGTGGAGGCCGTGTCCCGCGCCGTCCGCGACGCCACCAGGCTGCCGGTCGGCTTCCACCACCACTGCGCGGGCTATGTCGAGACGCCCGGCGAGATCGCCGCGCTCCTGCGCGGGACCAGCCCCGAACTCCTCGGACTGGTCTTCGACACGGGGCATTACGCCTTCGGCGCGGGCGACCGCGACGGCGCCGCCACCCGCGCCGGGCTGGACCGCTTCGCCGGCCGCATCACCCACATGCACTACAAGGACTGCGAACCGGAAGTGGCGGCCCGCGCCGCCGCCGAAGGCTGGGACTACTTCCAGTCCGTGGGCAACGGCGTCTTCTGCGAGCTGGGAAAGGGCTGCGTGGACTTCCCCGCCACCACCGAGGAACTCCGCCGCCGCGGCTACACCGGATTCATCACCGTCGAGCAGGACGTCCTGCCGGGCATGGGCGCCCCCAAAGAAAGCGCCCGTAGAAACCGCGAATATCTTAAGACATTGGGACTGTAA
- a CDS encoding addiction module protein, translated as MDTLLEELEKLPLAERMQLVEDLWDSIARSRAEMPIPQWQKDALEERKRAFLQHPDAGQSWEEAKEDILRTP; from the coding sequence ATGGACACCCTGCTGGAAGAACTCGAAAAGCTTCCCCTCGCCGAGCGCATGCAGCTCGTGGAGGACCTGTGGGACAGCATCGCCCGAAGCCGCGCCGAAATGCCCATCCCCCAGTGGCAGAAGGACGCGCTGGAGGAACGCAAGCGGGCGTTTCTACAGCACCCGGACGCCGGACAGTCCTGGGAAGAGGCCAAAGAAGACATCCTCCGCACCCCATGA
- the iolG gene encoding inositol 2-dehydrogenase, translating into MDKSLLNIGLIGVGRIGKVHAEHLAYRIPRARLAAVSDVNLEAAAALGAKLGVGRVEADHRALLADPALDAVVICSPTDLHAPMIEESAAAGKHIFCEKPVARTLGEIDRALDAVARAGVKLQIGFNRRFDANFARVRRAISSGEIGEPHLLHIVSRDPGPPPIEYVRVSGGMFLDMTIHDFDMARFLIGEEVEEVFAAGAVRVDPAIGEAGDLDTALVTLKFAGGALGVIDNSRRAVYGYDQRVEVLGSAGGAAVANNHPNTAVISDAASVHRDLPLNFFMDRYLDSFLTEMAAFVDAVLDGAPIPVTGEDGRAAVALGIAARRSHDENRPVRLDEIKA; encoded by the coding sequence ATGGACAAGAGCCTTCTCAACATCGGCCTCATCGGCGTGGGGCGCATCGGCAAGGTGCATGCGGAGCATCTGGCGTACCGGATTCCGCGGGCGCGGCTGGCGGCGGTTTCGGACGTGAACCTCGAGGCGGCCGCGGCGCTGGGCGCGAAGCTGGGCGTGGGGCGCGTGGAGGCGGACCACCGGGCGCTGCTGGCGGACCCCGCGCTGGACGCCGTGGTGATCTGCTCGCCGACGGACCTGCACGCGCCCATGATCGAAGAGTCGGCGGCGGCGGGCAAGCACATCTTCTGCGAGAAGCCCGTCGCGCGGACGCTGGGGGAGATTGACCGGGCACTGGACGCCGTGGCGCGCGCAGGGGTGAAACTCCAGATCGGGTTCAACCGGCGCTTCGACGCGAACTTCGCGCGGGTGCGCCGGGCGATCTCGTCCGGCGAGATCGGCGAGCCGCACCTGCTGCACATCGTCAGCCGCGACCCGGGCCCGCCGCCCATCGAGTATGTCCGCGTGTCGGGCGGCATGTTCCTCGACATGACGATCCACGACTTTGACATGGCCCGCTTCCTCATCGGGGAGGAGGTGGAGGAGGTCTTCGCCGCGGGGGCGGTCCGCGTGGACCCCGCCATCGGCGAGGCGGGCGACCTGGACACGGCGCTGGTCACGCTGAAGTTCGCCGGCGGCGCGCTGGGCGTCATTGACAACAGCCGCCGCGCGGTCTACGGCTACGACCAGCGCGTGGAGGTGCTCGGCAGCGCGGGCGGCGCGGCCGTCGCCAACAACCACCCGAACACGGCGGTCATCAGCGACGCCGCCAGCGTCCACCGCGACCTGCCGCTCAACTTCTTCATGGACCGCTACCTCGACAGTTTCCTGACCGAGATGGCCGCCTTCGTGGACGCCGTGCTCGACGGCGCGCCCATCCCCGTGACCGGCGAAGACGGCCGCGCCGCCGTGGCCCTCGGCATCGCCGCCCGCCGCTCCCACGATGAAAACCGCCCCGTGCGCCTGGACGAGATCAAGGCGTAG
- a CDS encoding tetratricopeptide repeat protein, protein MKTVMFFRVLAAALAVLAVAGGISAGAAEFVKGSPAPEIAGLDLSGQAVRLSSVVKENPYLVILYFFSKNTGEDIAAKLQYLQATHGADKFRIIALGLAEEKQELADFAARMGITYHVMDPASLEDRSVLEAAKTLPMTVFVRADEDRMVEQVLSGGGSSTAKLMASLAENLFRKRKAEALPIVEEAVAASGDRETRELKGYVLLSQGKLDAAESEFGEIASATGLARVSLERGDTKAAVENADKAAGDPYAAALKSAALARDGKVDEAVAALPADAGTVPAWQQSEVANLKGRVAETAGKPEEAAGQYREAVALDPYNVVALSNEGAALRATGNLEEAKQALEKAVETSGGDPTAALLLKQVAAELAAANDTKRGELIQSQIADLGARYRQMKESGALDARDAWSTAPLVLAFLPTGEGGAMVFDRSGMDRLVIHELEAGVQASGKATVVERAMLDQLLQELDLGSSDLTSGDVQRRLGRVLSAGALGFVSFVRTGAQVTAYLRMVDTETTEIALQASEILQENDPGPAIAALTAKIVGDFAEKRELKGLIADASSDAAVIVNLGSRHGVAVGDGFSVLKEGAPVEVGGRVIARRQVPVGKLTVTEVNDEYAVCKVTARQEGAVFEKEMKIKGLPPEAGT, encoded by the coding sequence GTGAAAACAGTCATGTTTTTCCGCGTTCTCGCGGCGGCCCTGGCCGTCCTCGCCGTGGCGGGCGGCATATCCGCCGGTGCGGCCGAGTTTGTCAAGGGAAGTCCGGCGCCTGAAATCGCCGGGCTGGACCTTTCCGGGCAGGCGGTGCGGCTCTCCTCGGTGGTGAAGGAGAACCCCTACCTCGTCATCCTCTATTTCTTCTCCAAGAACACGGGCGAGGACATCGCCGCGAAGCTCCAGTACCTCCAGGCCACGCACGGGGCGGACAAGTTCCGCATCATCGCCCTCGGCCTCGCCGAGGAAAAGCAGGAACTGGCGGACTTCGCGGCCCGCATGGGGATCACCTACCACGTGATGGACCCCGCCTCGCTGGAGGACCGTTCCGTGCTGGAGGCCGCGAAGACCCTGCCCATGACCGTTTTCGTGCGGGCGGACGAGGACCGGATGGTGGAGCAGGTGCTCTCCGGGGGCGGCAGTTCGACCGCGAAACTGATGGCCTCCCTCGCGGAGAACCTGTTCCGGAAGCGCAAGGCCGAGGCCCTGCCGATTGTGGAGGAGGCCGTGGCGGCGTCCGGCGACAGGGAAACCCGCGAGTTGAAGGGCTATGTCCTGCTGTCGCAGGGGAAACTCGACGCCGCCGAGAGCGAGTTTGGGGAAATCGCCAGTGCGACGGGCCTCGCCCGGGTCTCCCTGGAGCGCGGCGACACGAAGGCCGCCGTTGAGAACGCCGACAAGGCGGCGGGCGACCCCTATGCGGCGGCCCTGAAATCCGCCGCGCTGGCCCGGGACGGCAAGGTAGACGAGGCCGTTGCGGCCCTGCCCGCCGACGCGGGCACGGTGCCGGCGTGGCAGCAGTCCGAAGTGGCCAACCTCAAGGGGCGGGTGGCCGAGACGGCCGGAAAGCCTGAGGAGGCCGCGGGACAGTACCGGGAGGCGGTCGCGTTGGACCCGTACAACGTTGTGGCCCTGAGCAACGAGGGCGCCGCCCTGCGCGCCACCGGCAACCTCGAAGAGGCGAAACAGGCCCTTGAGAAGGCGGTTGAGACGTCGGGGGGTGATCCGACAGCCGCCCTGCTGCTCAAGCAGGTGGCTGCGGAACTGGCCGCCGCCAACGACACGAAACGGGGCGAACTGATCCAGTCGCAGATTGCGGATTTGGGCGCGCGTTACCGCCAGATGAAGGAGAGCGGCGCCCTGGACGCGCGCGATGCCTGGTCCACGGCCCCGCTCGTGCTGGCCTTCCTCCCCACCGGCGAGGGGGGTGCGATGGTCTTTGACCGTTCCGGAATGGACCGCCTGGTGATTCACGAGCTGGAGGCGGGGGTTCAGGCTTCCGGCAAGGCCACGGTGGTGGAGCGGGCGATGCTCGACCAGCTCCTTCAGGAACTGGACCTTGGCAGCTCCGACCTGACCTCCGGCGATGTTCAGCGGCGGCTGGGCCGCGTGCTGTCCGCCGGCGCGCTGGGGTTTGTCTCGTTTGTCCGGACGGGGGCCCAGGTGACCGCCTACCTGCGGATGGTGGACACGGAAACCACCGAGATCGCCCTGCAGGCGTCGGAAATCCTCCAAGAAAACGACCCCGGCCCGGCCATTGCCGCGCTGACGGCGAAAATTGTCGGCGATTTTGCCGAAAAACGGGAACTGAAAGGGCTGATTGCGGATGCATCTAGTGATGCCGCCGTGATTGTGAATCTCGGTTCCCGCCACGGCGTGGCTGTTGGGGACGGGTTCAGCGTGCTCAAAGAGGGCGCGCCTGTGGAAGTCGGCGGCCGCGTGATCGCGCGGCGGCAGGTGCCGGTGGGGAAACTGACGGTGACGGAAGTGAATGACGAGTACGCGGTGTGCAAGGTAACGGCGCGGCAGGAAGGCGCCGTGTTTGAGAAGGAAATGAAAATCAAGGGACTTCCCCCCGAAGCGGGCACCTGA